The Flavipsychrobacter sp. genome contains the following window.
AATAAGCCTATTCAGCTCCAAACGTTCGGGGCGTGCTTGTGGCATCTTAGCAAAGTTGGAAAACTCCGAGGCTATGTATGATAGGTTATCTATCTGCTCTATTAGAGAAGCTGACACTTTGGTAGCCAGTTCATTCACATTATCATAATCATTCTTCAAGGCTTTTTGTAGATACTGAATGTTGAGCTTCATTGGCGTTAGCGGATTCTTTATCTCATGAGCCACCTGTTTGGCCATTTCGCGCCATGCACTTTCTCTTTCACTTTGTGCTAACAATTTGGCATTACTTTCTACCTTACGCACCATCTTATTATATTCCTTTATCAGCAAGCCTATCTCATCATCATATGGCCACTCTATCAATTCATTTTTACTAAGACTAAATTTTTCAAACCTGCTGATGACAACATTTAAAGTTCTGGTGAGCCACCTTGTAATAAATAGGGTAAGTATACCTGATATAAGGAATACAAAAGCGTATAGATTGATTAATGCTACCAGTATGCCTGATATTTGGAAGTTCAGTTCTTTTTGCGAAGAGAAGAACGGTGCATTAATATATCCTAAAACATTACCATTCTCATTTCTTAATGGACTATAACAAGACAAATACTTCAACCTTCCTATTTCTTCATTTTTCACTAAAAACTGGCGACTGTCTTCATGCAAACTACTATATGCAGCTGGATGCATGATGCGAGCAAACAATGACTTGTCGTAAATACTACTTTGTGAAGTGACACCTAATACGCCACTAGCGTCATATAAGTTAATGTCAATATTCTGTGCGTTTGCAAGCCCTGTCAAAAAGTATTTGAAATCTTGATCGGCAACAGCTTTATTAAAAGCGCCTAAGCTATCCAGTGCATTTTTACTATTTAAAAACTGTAGTGTAGAACGCTCTACCAATTGCAAGAGCACTTCTTGTTTTCTTCTATTCGATTGCTTGTACTGGTAGGTAAAAAAAGTAATAGTAGTAAGACCTATAATAATGAAGGATATAAATACAATACCCAACATAGATAAGTGTATCCTCCTACGTAAAGTAAGGTTTACGATCCTTCTATTTCTTAACCCTAAAAAGTAAATAAAGTAAGCCTTGTATACTGCCATCAATATGGCAATGATCATCAGCATCCCAAATAGATAGGAGAACAAGGTTATGCTCTCTAACCACATACGATGATACCTGATAACTATTACCGTCTTGGTATCATCTGCTTTATATCTTAATTCCGAAGAGCTACTCCACTCGCTATATTCATACTTTGTAGCAATGGAATCTCTTAAAAATGCTGGGAAGTTATGATCGTTGGTCTGTGTAATTAATTTATCGTTTATATATACACCATAAGAGTACGCTTTTTGATTACCGTCGCTTTTTACGGTACCTGGTTGTAGTAGCTCCGGGTATATCGTTTCACCTGTTGACTCCTTAATAGCCAAGTCTATATATACATAGCCCAGTTTAGTTCTTGTACTATCATTAATATCTATTGTAATAGGTATCCTACCCAAATAATAGTGTCCATCCTGGGCATACTCTTTATAGTATAGTGAAGAATATATTGTGGGTAATGCATTTACCAATTGTTTGTTCAGTGTTTTGTAAGACAGCGTATCGTCATTGAAAAGTGCAACTCCGGTAGTATCAAAGATCAACACTTTTGAGTTGTACTTGTTAAGCTGCCCTCCTAGGTAAAGTGCATCAAAGCGCTCATTTAACGCCCACCTTTTATTGCTTCTCGGTCTTTTTAAAAATGATATTAGAATAGGGTCTGTTTGTATATTTTCTGCAATATTATTGAAGGTGTATTCTGTTACATCATCTCTTTGTTGCACTACCTCTTCTGCAAATCTTAAACGGGTATCTCTTTCTTTTAAGTAGTTAAAGTATTGTAATATACCCGCGCAAAAAGCACAAATAAACGCCGCCCAAAATATCATTCTTGGTGAGAACAGATCTGATACCATTGTCAGCTTTTTCACATCAAGCAATATGATGAACAATAACAACCAACCTAACAATATATAGGATAACTGCCCTGTAATATTTTTATCGCTTATAAGTATAAATACCAAACCCAACGCGGCCACCAACAAATACTTTAGCCATTTATTGTTTATAAGATGGGTAAGCTGACAATTAAAAAAGTAGACTAAAAGTATAGAAGCAGATGTAATGATCCCTATAGTAAAAAGACCTACGATAGTATAAGCTGAAATGGTGTAGAAGTGGCTTACATCAAAAGAGATACGCGAATCCATGATCAGCGTACTTATGATATTGATAAAGCTAAAAGAATATACCAATAAGCATACCGCTACAAAAAGCCCTACTAATTTTTTGATCCACTTATTTTTGAAATAGTCACTTAGCAAGGTTGTGGGTACATGCCTCACCATAAATATAACTATCCACAATAAACAGAGTGCGTTTAACAGCAGATCCCCTAATGATTTTAAAAATGAAGTAGATGCATATAGTTGTGGTGTAAATAGGGGGAGGGTTTCTAAATTGAACGGCAAGCCCAACCAATAGTTTAAACCCCTGACTATAAATACAATTCCTATAGTTAGCCCTAGTCCTACACCATAACCATGTTTTCTGGTAAGGTTGATGATCAATAACTGCAACCATAACATGCTAAGCAAAACTGCTGCAATGATCAAACCAGACAGTGTATTACTTGGAGGTGGTGCAGGTGTTTGTTTGGCGTAAAAGTTAATGAAGAAAATTGGCTTGCCCGATAGGTTATTCACTACATGGCTGCCATCTACTTGTCTTGATATAACCTTAGTAGAAAAAGGTATATAGTCTGCCGCAACAAACTGTGATTTCAAATAATTGTTCTCAAAAGGATACTTGGTAACTATTGGGTATAAGATGACCAACTGGTTGCCTTCTTCCAAGTAGGTTGGTCGAACACATTTTTTCACAAACACCCCTCTATCATTGTAGTAAAGCGTCCCCTCTTTTGAAGGCGTTGGCAATCCACAATCAGCCAATACTTTATTGTTATTCCAAAAGGTGAGTGTATTGTTTTTATAAGCGTAAAGAAAAAATGGCAAGTCTGTAAGCCTATCAATATTGGTACTTACTTCCTGTTCTTCAAAAATGCTTTTTACCAGTTCTTCATCATTAACAAATCTTGCAAACTGCTTTTCGCGCTCTTGATAATCCGCTTCAATGGTTTTTGCCATTTGCTCATGGCTCAAGTGTCTGGTGACATTATAGTATTTATATACCACTATTGCCCACAGTATAGTACTAATGAGCAACCAACCACGATATGGATATTTTCTAAACACTAATTATTCTAACTCTTTGGCTCTGTTCCATAAGGCATCTTGTTCTTCCAAACTCATATCGTGCAACTGCTTGCCTTTCTCTTCTGCCATATCCTCCATTTGCTGAAAACGGCGGATGAACTTTTTATTCGTTCTTTCTAGCGCAAGCTCAGGATCTATTTTAGTAAACCTTGCATAATTAATCAATGCAAATAACACATCTCCAAACTCTTCTTCAATATGTGTTGGTTCACCTGCTTTTACCGCCTCATACAGTTCACCTATTTCTTCGTCTACTTTTTCACGTACTTGGTCGGTAGTCTCCCATTCAAAACCTACCGACTTTGTTTTTTCTTGCAACCTTATTGCTTTTACTACAGCAGGTAAGGAACGAGGCACACCACCGAGTATTGACTTCTTACCTTCTTTAAGCTTAAGCTTTTCCCAGTTTTGCTTTACCTGCTCTTCGTCATTAGCTTCTATATTGCTATAAATATGTGGGTGTCTTGCTACCAATTTATTGCAAACACCTTCCACTACTTCTCCAAATGTAAACTGCTCCTGCTCTTCACCGATCTTACTGTAAAATACGATATGTAATAGTAAGTCTCCTAGCTCCTCTTTCAAACCTTGCCAATCTTCATCCGTAATGGCATCTGCCAACTCATAAGTTTCTTCTATGGTTTGCTTTCTTAATGTCTGTATCGTTTGTTTTTTGTCCCAAGGGCATTGCTCCCTTAGCTCATTCATAATCTTCCTTAGCCTTTCTATCGATTGTGCGTACTCCATTAGTTATTGTTTATGCTATTAATCTTCCTGCCATTTATAACCATCGGCCTTTAGGCCTGCTAAATGTAGCACTCTATGTATAACTGTATACGCTACTTCCTCTATACTTTGTGGTTTGCTGTAAAAAGAGGGTGTGGCAGGGCATATGATACCACCCGCTTCTGTAATGGTTGTCATATTCCGCAATTGTATCAGATTATAAGGTGTCTCTCTTGCTACACATATTAATTTACGTCTTTCTTTTAGCATTACATCCGCAGCGCGGGTAATAAGGTCGTTACTCATCCCCGATGCTATACGCCCTATTGTTCCCATACTACAAGGGCAAATGATCAATGTCTCATATGTAGAACTGCCCGAGGCAAAAGGTGCTAAAAAATCATTCTTTCCCCATACTTTGAAAGGGTAGTCTTTATATAGCTCATTACCCAGTTCATGATTCCACACTACATTAGCATTGTCGCTCCACACCACACTCACTTCTTCCACTTGGTCTTTTAGCTGTACTAATTTGTCTAACAACACCTTTGCATAGACCGAGCCACTAGCCCCGGTTACCGCAACTGCTATCTTCATATATACTTTTTATAGAATTATCACATGCTTTTAACAAAGCTACATGGAAATAATCGTAAATTCGTTGATATGAAATTTTTGAGTATGAAGCGTATTCTTTTAGCTGTAGTGGCTATTCTTATGATTATCCCGTCGTATGCAGGTGATAACGATAAGATCAAATGGATGACATGGGATGAGGCGCAGGTAGCCATGAAGAAAAAACCCAAAAAAGTATGGGTAGATGTTTATACAGATTGGTGTGGCTGGTGTAAAGTGATGGACAAAAAAACTTTTAGCAATCCTGATGTTATCAAATACATGAATGAAAACTTCTATGCTGTAAAGTTTGATGCGGAAACAAAAGAAGACATCCGCTTCATGGGTAATGTCTATAAGCTTAATCCTTCTGTAGGCAGAAGTGGAACTAATGAACTGGCTATACAATTACTTAGTGGTCAACTAAGCTATCCATCTATGATATATATGGAAGAGAATTTCCAGAACCCTGTAATTGTTCCCGGTTACCAACCTGCTCCACAATTACAAACCATATTCAACTACCTAATGAAAGGTGCTTATAAGCAAAAAATCCCACTGGATGAATTTAGCAAAGGCTACACACCTACTTGGAAAGAAAAAAGCTAAGCTACTGCTCTACAATATGTCTCATATCTGATCTATAAAACTTACAGATACTTGTTAGCCCGCAGCGTTCACATTTTGGCCTGCGGGCTACGCATGTGTAGCGCCCGTGTAGTATCAGCCAATGATGCGCCTTGTGAATCAGCTCTTCAGGTATATTAGCGATCAACTGTTTTTCTGTTTGTAGTACGTTTTTGGCTCTGGTAGTAAGTCCTATTCTTGCAGACACTCTAAACACATGTGTGTCTACAGCCATGTTAGGCTGATTGAATATAACAGAAGTGATCACATTTGCTGTTTTTCTGCCAACACCTGGCAGCTTTACTAGCTCTTCAACCGTACTCGGCACTTCACTATTAAAATCTTCTACCAGCATCTTACCAGTACCTATTAGGTGCTTGGTCTTGTTATTGGCGAAAGTAACACTACGAATAAAAGGCTCCACATCTTCAAACTCTGCCTCTGCCAAAAGCTCAGGTGTCGGGAACTGCTTAAACAAAGCGGGCGTTACTAGGTTCACTCGCTTATCCGTACACTGTGCCGAAAGAATGACTGCTATCAACAACTCATAAGGGTTGGTATAATGCAATTCTGTTTCTGCATCAGGCATATTCTTTTGGAAATAGTCTATGATGTATTCGTAACGTTCTTTCTTAGTCATAACAAAAACCCGCTATTTGCTTTGCAAAATAACGGGTTCATCTATAAAAACACAGTTTAAGTTTCTATTAGTTTAACAGGCTATGTATTCCTTTTTCTAAACTCTAAGTATAATATCGGTACTGTCATTTCAAACACGCCTTTTATTGCTATTTCTTTTTCTATTTCTTGAATAACCACATTGAAAAAGTCATCTCTATTTGTTTCCTGTATCATCTGCTCCCAATATGCTCTGAAACCTATACGTATAAGGCTATGATCAAATATTGCTTTCGCATCAACAAACCTCATCTTCGTAATTGTTTCATACTTGTTGCCCAACTCGAAGCTATGATTGCCAAACTCTTCAATTATTTGCTCCTTAGTACTCCTGTTATTGACATAGTCTTTAAGTGATGTGTGTGCTTTCTCTAAATTCATGGTATCACACACGCGCATCATTATTTGAAATAGTTCATCGAACGTACCCGTAGGGTTTGTAGTGATACAGAGGCTGCCATCCTTTTTTAAAATCCTGTGTATTTCTGCATAAACCTCTTTTCTATGCTCAAAATTATTGATACCCAAGTTGGAGGTTATCAGATCTATACTATCATCTTCTAATGGTATATGAGTAGCACTTGCTTCTATTATTTGAATAGTATCTATACCTAGAACTCTGATCTTTTCTTTTGTTCTATTTATCGCCTCTTCCCAAATATCAACACCATACAGTTTAGCTCCTTCTCCAAACCTTTGACTTAATTCTATTAGAGGAAACCCAGTTCCAAAACCTATATCAACAATAGATGCTCCCTTCTTCATTGGGATATGCTCCAAGAGTACTTGACCGAATGGTGCCGACCATAGCGATATTTCATCATAAATATTAACTACTTCTTTTGTCTTCCAGTCGAGCAGGTTTTTCATATCCTTTTTTCTAGCTTGTTATTTTTCTTCCGCTTCAAAATCCAACACAGCAGAGTTCATACAAAACCTTTTACCTGTTGGTGGTGGCCCATCATCAAATATATGCCCTAAATGAGAATCGCATCTACCACAGGTTACTTCTATTCTGTTCATACCGTGTGAGTGGTCTGGCTTATACACCACACTTTTTTCTCTTATTGGCTCATAAAAGCTGGGCCAGCCACAGTGGCTAGAGAATTTAGAATCAGATCGGAAAAGCGCATTACCACAAACGGCACAGTAATACATTCCCTTTACATCAGTGTCCCAATATTTTCCAGTATAGGCGTACTCTGTACCTTGCTCTCTGGCTATGTAGTATACCTCTTTAGGCAAAATCTTCTTCCACTCTTCATTACTAACATCTAACACTTTAGTATCTGTTCGCGAATAGTAGGGGTTATTTTTATGTGTATCCATTACGTCTTGTTTTTGCGCATTGCTGCATTGTGTAAATAGTAAAATTGTTACTGCCGACAATATTATTTGAATATAACGCATAAGCTGTATCTTTTAGTTGTCTGTATAGACGATTGTATGCCTTATTTATACTGACAATTATGTTAAACCTTTGTAAAGGTTAGAAATAGTGATATTGGTCATGGTATCTACAAGTTACGCAACTTAGTTTTACTGCATTATGAATGCAACATATATATCGGCTGAAGAAGCTGTAAAAATAGTAGAGAGTGGCAATAGAGTATTTATACATGGTAGTGCTGCCACACCTATTCACTTATTCAATACACTGCTAGGCAGAGCGGGAGCAATAAATAATGTAGAGCTTGTAGCCATTAGCACCTTTGGTGATATTAATTGGGATAGACCCGAGGTGCGCCAAAGTTTTTACCTCAACTCCTTATTTGTATCTGCCAATGTTCGTGGGTGGGTCAACAGCCCTTATGGTGACTATGTGCCTGTTTTCTTAAGTGAGATACCAGCATTGTTGAAAACCGTACTGCCTCCTGACGTAGCAATTGTACAGGTATCCCCTCCCGATGAGCATGGATACTGTACGCTTGGCACTTCTATAGATGCTGCTTGGACAGCCGTGCGTGTAGCAAAGAAAATAATAGCACAAGTAAACCCACTAATGCCGCGTACACATGGCGATAGCCATATACATATCTCTAAGTTCGATGCTATGGTTTGGGAAGAAGCCAAACTACCTGAGGTGGATTATGGTTGTAAGATAGACGCCGCTTCAAAACAAATAGGTGAAAATGTGGCTGCACTAATTGAAGATGGCTCTACACTACAAATGGGCATTGGCTGTATTCCTGATGCTGTACTAAAATCACTTAGCAACCATAAAGGACTAGGCGTACATACAGAAATGTTTTCTGATGGTATTATTCCACTTGTGGAAAGTGGTGTGATAACCAATGAGTACAAAAAAATACGACCAGGTAAAATAGTTACCACCTTTGCTATGGGTACACAAAAGACTTATGACTTTGTAGACGATAACCCTAATATCTCTTTCATGGATGTATCGTATGTGAACGATACCGCTATCATTCGTAAAAACCCAAAAGTAGTAGCCATTAATAGTGCTTTGGAAATAGACCTTACAGGACAAATATGTGCCGACTCATTGGGTACTTACCAGTACTCTGGTATTGGCGGGCAAATGGATTTTATGCGTGGCGCATCTTTATCTGTTGGTGGTAAGCCAATAATCGCTTTACCTTCTGTAACCAGTAAAGGTATTTCGAGAATAACTCCTGCCTTGAAACAAGGTGCTGGTGTAGTAACCACACGTGGACACGTACACTATGTGGTAACTGAATATGGTGTGGTGAATCTGTATGGTAAAAACATGGAGCAACGTGCCAAAGCTCTTATCAGCATAGCACATCCTGACCATAGAGAAAGTTTAGAAAAAGCTTTTTACAACAGGTTTCTAGCATAGCAGTTGTCCTTATTAAAGAACAACTGCTATTAAATATTATAAGTTCTCTGTGTACTTCTTGTAATTATCCAATATAGCTTGCCAACCACCTTGTTGCATTTCTATTGGGTTTTCATTTTCTGCAACGAATGATTCGGTAACATGAGTGATATCACCAACAACAGTAAAAGTAATATCTACTTTTCTGCCATCATCTAGCGTGTAGCTAATTAATTTGTGCGGCAATACCTCGTCATAGATACCACCAAAATCAAATCCGAAGCTTCCATCTTTTGCCTCCATTCTTGATGTGAACTTACCACCCTTTCTAAGATCATTTGCTGCAGATGGGCAATGCCAGGTATCTGCTGCCGCATTCCATTGTGTGATGTGTTGAGGTTCTGTCCAAGTTTCCCATACCTTGCTTATGGGTGCGTTTACTGTAGCAGCTACAGTTATTACAGAAGTTGTTGACATATTTTACAGTTTTACTATTGTTTGAAAAAGTACAATACAAAAGTGAAACAAACCAATATAACAAAAGAGTGTAGACTGCGACATTTCGGAGGTGTATTTACACCTATATCACCACTACTTCGTGGAAGTCTGCCTTGTTGAAGTACTTCTGTGCTTGGTCTAGTACTTGTGTAGGCGTTAAGCTTTTGTATACCTCAATATTTCGGTCGAAGGTATCAATGCTTAAACCATGTAATATAATAGTACGCCAACGTTGCAGTATAGAGAATGGCCCATCAAGAT
Protein-coding sequences here:
- a CDS encoding ATP-binding protein, whose product is MFRKYPYRGWLLISTILWAIVVYKYYNVTRHLSHEQMAKTIEADYQEREKQFARFVNDEELVKSIFEEQEVSTNIDRLTDLPFFLYAYKNNTLTFWNNNKVLADCGLPTPSKEGTLYYNDRGVFVKKCVRPTYLEEGNQLVILYPIVTKYPFENNYLKSQFVAADYIPFSTKVISRQVDGSHVVNNLSGKPIFFINFYAKQTPAPPPSNTLSGLIIAAVLLSMLWLQLLIINLTRKHGYGVGLGLTIGIVFIVRGLNYWLGLPFNLETLPLFTPQLYASTSFLKSLGDLLLNALCLLWIVIFMVRHVPTTLLSDYFKNKWIKKLVGLFVAVCLLVYSFSFINIISTLIMDSRISFDVSHFYTISAYTIVGLFTIGIITSASILLVYFFNCQLTHLINNKWLKYLLVAALGLVFILISDKNITGQLSYILLGWLLLFIILLDVKKLTMVSDLFSPRMIFWAAFICAFCAGILQYFNYLKERDTRLRFAEEVVQQRDDVTEYTFNNIAENIQTDPILISFLKRPRSNKRWALNERFDALYLGGQLNKYNSKVLIFDTTGVALFNDDTLSYKTLNKQLVNALPTIYSSLYYKEYAQDGHYYLGRIPITIDINDSTRTKLGYVYIDLAIKESTGETIYPELLQPGTVKSDGNQKAYSYGVYINDKLITQTNDHNFPAFLRDSIATKYEYSEWSSSSELRYKADDTKTVIVIRYHRMWLESITLFSYLFGMLMIIAILMAVYKAYFIYFLGLRNRRIVNLTLRRRIHLSMLGIVFISFIIIGLTTITFFTYQYKQSNRRKQEVLLQLVERSTLQFLNSKNALDSLGAFNKAVADQDFKYFLTGLANAQNIDINLYDASGVLGVTSQSSIYDKSLFARIMHPAAYSSLHEDSRQFLVKNEEIGRLKYLSCYSPLRNENGNVLGYINAPFFSSQKELNFQISGILVALINLYAFVFLISGILTLFITRWLTRTLNVVISRFEKFSLSKNELIEWPYDDEIGLLIKEYNKMVRKVESNAKLLAQSERESAWREMAKQVAHEIKNPLTPMKLNIQYLQKALKNDYDNVNELATKVSASLIEQIDNLSYIASEFSNFAKMPQARPERLELNRLIINTIHLYDKQEATEVSFQKTDEEVYVFLDKSQLLRIFTNLLENAVQAIPENIKGVISVTVKTEEQFALVTIKDNGTGIDEEVIDKIFQPYFTTKSSGTGLGLAMTKKIIEFWGGNIWFETEKNKGTTFFIKLPIVNQ
- the mazG gene encoding nucleoside triphosphate pyrophosphohydrolase, giving the protein MEYAQSIERLRKIMNELREQCPWDKKQTIQTLRKQTIEETYELADAITDEDWQGLKEELGDLLLHIVFYSKIGEEQEQFTFGEVVEGVCNKLVARHPHIYSNIEANDEEQVKQNWEKLKLKEGKKSILGGVPRSLPAVVKAIRLQEKTKSVGFEWETTDQVREKVDEEIGELYEAVKAGEPTHIEEEFGDVLFALINYARFTKIDPELALERTNKKFIRRFQQMEDMAEEKGKQLHDMSLEEQDALWNRAKELE
- a CDS encoding UbiX family flavin prenyltransferase; translated protein: MKIAVAVTGASGSVYAKVLLDKLVQLKDQVEEVSVVWSDNANVVWNHELGNELYKDYPFKVWGKNDFLAPFASGSSTYETLIICPCSMGTIGRIASGMSNDLITRAADVMLKERRKLICVARETPYNLIQLRNMTTITEAGGIICPATPSFYSKPQSIEEVAYTVIHRVLHLAGLKADGYKWQED
- a CDS encoding DUF255 domain-containing protein; translated protein: MKFLSMKRILLAVVAILMIIPSYAGDNDKIKWMTWDEAQVAMKKKPKKVWVDVYTDWCGWCKVMDKKTFSNPDVIKYMNENFYAVKFDAETKEDIRFMGNVYKLNPSVGRSGTNELAIQLLSGQLSYPSMIYMEENFQNPVIVPGYQPAPQLQTIFNYLMKGAYKQKIPLDEFSKGYTPTWKEKS
- the nth gene encoding endonuclease III, which codes for MTKKERYEYIIDYFQKNMPDAETELHYTNPYELLIAVILSAQCTDKRVNLVTPALFKQFPTPELLAEAEFEDVEPFIRSVTFANNKTKHLIGTGKMLVEDFNSEVPSTVEELVKLPGVGRKTANVITSVIFNQPNMAVDTHVFRVSARIGLTTRAKNVLQTEKQLIANIPEELIHKAHHWLILHGRYTCVARRPKCERCGLTSICKFYRSDMRHIVEQ
- a CDS encoding methyltransferase domain-containing protein, which codes for MKNLLDWKTKEVVNIYDEISLWSAPFGQVLLEHIPMKKGASIVDIGFGTGFPLIELSQRFGEGAKLYGVDIWEEAINRTKEKIRVLGIDTIQIIEASATHIPLEDDSIDLITSNLGINNFEHRKEVYAEIHRILKKDGSLCITTNPTGTFDELFQIMMRVCDTMNLEKAHTSLKDYVNNRSTKEQIIEEFGNHSFELGNKYETITKMRFVDAKAIFDHSLIRIGFRAYWEQMIQETNRDDFFNVVIQEIEKEIAIKGVFEMTVPILYLEFRKRNT
- the msrB gene encoding peptide-methionine (R)-S-oxide reductase MsrB, translating into MDTHKNNPYYSRTDTKVLDVSNEEWKKILPKEVYYIAREQGTEYAYTGKYWDTDVKGMYYCAVCGNALFRSDSKFSSHCGWPSFYEPIREKSVVYKPDHSHGMNRIEVTCGRCDSHLGHIFDDGPPPTGKRFCMNSAVLDFEAEEK
- a CDS encoding acetyl-CoA hydrolase/transferase C-terminal domain-containing protein; the protein is MNATYISAEEAVKIVESGNRVFIHGSAATPIHLFNTLLGRAGAINNVELVAISTFGDINWDRPEVRQSFYLNSLFVSANVRGWVNSPYGDYVPVFLSEIPALLKTVLPPDVAIVQVSPPDEHGYCTLGTSIDAAWTAVRVAKKIIAQVNPLMPRTHGDSHIHISKFDAMVWEEAKLPEVDYGCKIDAASKQIGENVAALIEDGSTLQMGIGCIPDAVLKSLSNHKGLGVHTEMFSDGIIPLVESGVITNEYKKIRPGKIVTTFAMGTQKTYDFVDDNPNISFMDVSYVNDTAIIRKNPKVVAINSALEIDLTGQICADSLGTYQYSGIGGQMDFMRGASLSVGGKPIIALPSVTSKGISRITPALKQGAGVVTTRGHVHYVVTEYGVVNLYGKNMEQRAKALISIAHPDHRESLEKAFYNRFLA
- a CDS encoding SRPBCC family protein, giving the protein MSTTSVITVAATVNAPISKVWETWTEPQHITQWNAAADTWHCPSAANDLRKGGKFTSRMEAKDGSFGFDFGGIYDEVLPHKLISYTLDDGRKVDITFTVVGDITHVTESFVAENENPIEMQQGGWQAILDNYKKYTENL